AGAGGGCGCGCAGTCCCTTCCTGACCACGGCGTGATCGTCCACCAGCAGCACGCGGATCGGTCGGCTCGTCTCGGCGGTCATCGTGGCGCCTCCACCCGAACCCGCGTGCCAGCGCCGGGCGCGCTCGCGATCTGGAGCGTGCCGCCGAGTCGGGCGGCGCGCTCGCGCATGCCCGGCACCCCGAAGCCGTGGCCGCCCTGCCCGTGGCCGCCCAGCATGGATGGATCGAACCCGACCCCGTCATCCGCGACTTCGAGCATCGCCCGACCGGGCGTGACGTCCAGGCGCACGCTGACGTGGCGGGCGTGGGCATGCTTCAGCACGTTGTTCAGCGCCTCCTGCGCCAGCCGGTACAGCTCCTGCTCGATCTCGGGCGGCAGGCGCACGGCGTCGTCGCCTCGGATGTCGGTGGTGAGCCCGGCCCGCGCCTCGACGGCCCCGAGCCGCGACCCGAGCGCCCCCAGCAGCCCGCGCTCCTCCAGCAGCGGCGGTCGCAGCTCGAACAGGAGCAGCCGCATCTCGCCCAACGCCTCCTGGGTCGTCTCGCCGATCTCGCGGAGGTTCTGCGCGGCCCGCTCGGCGACTCCGTCTGCCAGGGCGCGCGTCCCGGCCTCGGCGTACAGCGAGATGCCGTACAGGGCCTGTGTCACCGAATCGTGCAGCTCGCGCGAGAGCCGCTGGCGCTCCTCCAGCACGGCGGCCTGACGCGCGCGCTCGTTGAGGCAGGCATTCTCGGCGACGAGCTGCTCCTGCCGGACCAGGAGTCGCGCCATCAGCCAGAGGATCAGCAAACCGGCCGCCCACGATG
The Chloroflexota bacterium genome window above contains:
- a CDS encoding sensor histidine kinase; protein product: MASATTAPFSTTETVRSLRGWVVLVVALLTALTVVTAFADDMPESHRTVVPFAAALMAGAWAIELSGVRWPRLVLVLAMTLPNAALALMHHSNANFLFLLLVVAWVGVVGTRTEGVAALVLGLGTVLTAAVADSLDRRMLWSEWSSWAAGLLILWLMARLLVRQEQLVAENACLNERARQAAVLEERQRLSRELHDSVTQALYGISLYAEAGTRALADGVAERAAQNLREIGETTQEALGEMRLLLFELRPPLLEERGLLGALGSRLGAVEARAGLTTDIRGDDAVRLPPEIEQELYRLAQEALNNVLKHAHARHVSVRLDVTPGRAMLEVADDGVGFDPSMLGGHGQGGHGFGVPGMRERAARLGGTLQIASAPGAGTRVRVEAPR